A window from Bufo bufo chromosome 1, aBufBuf1.1, whole genome shotgun sequence encodes these proteins:
- the RBM7 gene encoding RNA-binding protein 7 codes for MGAAEADRTLFVGNLDPRATEELLFELFLQAGPALSVKIPKDKDGNPKLFAFVNFKHEESVPYGMSLLNGIKLFGRPLKIQYRSGSSHASQDANNAASSPHGNGGFGSGPSPNGNRYDYSSDMRHDYSPPVPGYQKPYSSPDSLQRQAMMNSFYRQGSSHGSNSEMSNANSSASNYSPYYSPYNQSSSQSAPVRYESSHGHRKMRNQASHPYQNDGYQSSKDAYYRGSQEEHYYEDRGTQRKEPKWRHSRY; via the exons ATGGGGGCTGCGGAGGCGGACAGGACCTTGTTTGTAGGGAATTTGGACCCGAGAGCCACGGAGGAGCTGCTGTTCGAGCTGTTTCTGCAG GCTGGACCTGCACTGAGCGTTAAAATCCCCAAGGATAAAGATGGCAATCCGAAATTATTTGCTTTTGTAAACTTCAAGCATGAAGAATCTGTTCCCTATGGGATGAGTCTGTTAAATGGAATCAAACTGTTTGGAcggcctctgaaaatccagtaccGATCAG GGAGCAGTCATGCCTCTCAAGATGCAAATAATGCAGCGTCCTCTCCACATGGAAACGGTGGCTTTGGCAGTGGTCCATCACCCAACGGCAACAG ATACGACTATAGTTCGGACATGAGACACGACTACTCGCCACCTGTTCCAGGCTATCAGAAACCATACTCTTCTCCAGACAGTCTTCAAAGACAAGCAATG ATGAATAGCTTTTACAGACAAGGATCTTCTCATGGTTCCAACTCGGAGATGTCTAACGCTAATTCCTCTGCATCGAATTACTCGCCCTACTACAGTCCATATAATCAAAGCTCCTCCCAGTCCGCCCCAGTGCGCTATGAGTCCTCCCACGGCCACCGAAAAATGAGGAACCAAGCCTCTCATCCTTATCAGAACGATGGTTACCAAAGCAGTAAAGACGCCTATTACAGGGGAAGTCAGGAAGAGCACTACTACGAAGATCGTGGTACTCAGAGAAAAGAGCCTAAGTGGCGCCATTCTCGCTATTAA